In the genome of Pontibacter actiniarum, the window GGAGAGGCCAAGGATGAGCCCCACCAGGCTGAGCACGATGGCGCCATAGACAAGCAGCGGCCACAACAGCGTGTTATTTTCTTCTAAAGCATACATTTCCCTCTCGCCTCCTGCGAATATTTGTGAGAGCCCCTCTGGCCGCAGCAACTGTTGCGGCAGGTCAGTGGCCCGTAATATAGTGCTCCAGGTTCTCGATGATGAACTTCTGTTCCTCGATAATGTACTTCACGATGTCTCCTATAGAGACTAAGCCTACCAGCCGGTCTTCTTCCACCACAGGCAGGTGGCGGATGTAGCGCCTGGTCATAAGCGACATACAGGCTTCAACCGTTGTGTCCTGTGTTACGGTGACGGGGTGCTCGCTCATGATGTCGCGGATAAGGGTCTCTCTGGACGATTTCCCTTTCAGTATCACTTTCCGGGCGTAGTCCCGTTCCGTAAAAATACCGGCGAAACGGCCATCTTCCGTCACCAATAGAGAGCCAACGTCCCGTTCTACCATCAGTTCCAGGGCGCTGTACACAGTGGAGGTGGGGGCGACTGCGAACACGCTGTTCCCTTTTTTCTGCAGAATGTGCCTGACTGTTCCCATGCTGCCTCCCTTTCTTTATAAGCTGAGTGTGAATTATGATATTTTATCCTTATACGATGCTAAGTTTAAATAAGTATATTATTTATTGAAAAACTGAATAAATAACTATA includes:
- a CDS encoding CBS domain-containing protein, coding for MGTVRHILQKKGNSVFAVAPTSTVYSALELMVERDVGSLLVTEDGRFAGIFTERDYARKVILKGKSSRETLIRDIMSEHPVTVTQDTTVEACMSLMTRRYIRHLPVVEEDRLVGLVSIGDIVKYIIEEQKFIIENLEHYITGH